The Cicer arietinum cultivar CDC Frontier isolate Library 1 chromosome 1, Cicar.CDCFrontier_v2.0, whole genome shotgun sequence genome contains the following window.
CTTTTTTagcttctttatttttatttttttgagaaattttagaaaataagagGGGACCATTTTAGTGGTGGTAATAATTGTGagtaagaagaagaagaagaagcaagaGATCCGttcaattgaataaaaaaagaaaaaaaataaagtttagttGCTAGAAagaaaaagacttaaaaataGTTCACCGTAGATTGAATTATTGAAAAGAAGACTATTAAAATGTTCACCGATGATTGAacgattgaaaaaaaaaaactattaaaatattcaCAGTAGATTGAAggattaaaatgttattttttccttttcaaatATACAACTATTGGAATGTGAAAAGAAGACTATTGATTAAGGATTGAAggagtattaattatttaccaTTAAATCTTTACCATAAATAATGAAGACTTTTGTAGTGTCCATTTCatatatttagaaatataaaaaaaatgctaaTCATTTCGCTTCAGACTTCAAAATACACGAATGTCAAAAATGtatattatatcataaaaaagtacataatattttatactatttttttatataccaTAAAAAAGTATATACCATTTTTTTATAGTCAATATACGTTTAAAGTTTAAAAGTATATCCATAACTACATCAACATTATTTACAAATCAATGGTTCTCCGTCTTAAAATATACGTGGCAAATTAtcattaattgttattattattaaatatttaaatattaattatcattaaattaaatgttataaTAGTAAGAGATGTGCATTTAATGActtattgagaaaaaaaaacattaaagatTGTTCAGTGGGTTGGTTATACGACTTTTTAGACATAATTCGATACCACAATTTTGTTAGAAACGTAACggaatttcttttttttttattattattttttgttattatgatatttttctttattcaaatttcaaataatcCGCATTAAGGAGTGTCCGGAACATTAGTCACctatcaatataatcaattatatatatattaagagataaatattatctttttcaattttaattattataagaatataagaataaaataacaattttattcGTTAAATGAAatactttttttacaaaatatcaCTATTAGAAATTTGCTTTTTACTTGCGGATTTTCCTGCGGAAGCATTTCCGCTGGTAATACGTGCAGATTTTCCTTCACAATTATCTTAAGATTTTTCCTGTGGTATCACACCGTCACACTCGCGTATTCTTAACCCACCACTGTCACACCTCACCGTCGCATCTCAAATCACCACTGTCACAGCTCGCCACCGCATCTCAACCATAGTCATTGTAACTTCGTCGTCGTCGTAAGTGTTGCGCGCCACTCGGTTTTATTTCAGTCTCGTTTCTCGCTATTTTTCATTATTCTCGTTTCATTATTCATTTCCGTGAACTACAGTGAGTTAGGGTTTTGATGTTCTTCTGGTTTAGCCACCATCGTCACACCTCGCGACCATCGAATCTTAACCTCTTTACGTTGCATCTCAACTTCGTTGTCATCGTAACCTCGTCGCCTTCGTAAGTGTTGTGTGTCACTCTATTTTATTTCAGTCTCATTTCTGTCATTTTTCATTATTCTCGTTTCATTATTCATTTTCTTGAACTGTAGTGAGTTAGGGTTTTGATTTTCTTCTGATTGAGGGGTTTTCTTCTAATTTAGTGTTTTTGTGTGTTGTTtctttgaacattttcaattttcaaatagtTATTTTTCTGATATTGGAGTCTATTGTCAAGTGGAAGGAGCCAAAGAATTCTGACATTGTTGCCATTGCTACTTGCATAGAGCTATTAATGCTGATTCAAATGTCCCTATCAATTATTATTTCCATTGTCGCCATTTTCCACTTTGTTGTTTGGTTTTGCTTAGTTTTCTTGGACTTTCAGGTACAAGCTAATGTTTGTCTTgtactactttatttatttgcaaGGTTTTTGGTCAGTATAAGATAGTTcggtgaaaaaatttcaaatgtgtttaattgtCTCACAACATGCTTCAAAATATAggtttatatatatgttaatatttGTGGTTTTTTGTGTTGTTCTATCAGTTTAATAGGATAGTTGTGAAAAAAACCTTGTGGAGTTTTGTTCTACTTTTGGTGCACAAAACTGCTCCTAGTTTTATTTAGAGCTAAGATGGTATTTCctctttttttctaaatattcaTTGAAAAGCAACTTTTTAtattcataattgatgttatgtATCTTGGCTATGGCAATGGTTATACTAATAATACTGGTGACTTTGGTTTCATTCAGCAAAGAGTGCAACCAATGAGCTAAACTTCATTCATAGCATGAATTCCTTTCTAAATTTGGGATATATACATTTGCAATTGTGTTTAGGAATCAGAATGACAGAATCACCATCATTGTACAATTCAGCTCATAGTTTATGTTCAAGTCATTAGTTTTCCCTTGTTGCAGTTTTGAACAAATACTTTatgtatcaaatttatttatagaatgaaaattgtttttagataaataaattaagtttgTAATATAGGTATAGTATGATTGCTATTATCTTCTCCTGACTCCAGCTTATGCCAGCTTGGATACATGGATTTTTTACAGTCACACTTGCAAGTAAGCATTCTTTGTCCTGCTgcatttaactcatttatttgcTTCTATGCTCGCATATTCCGATCAttaatgttgaaattttataattattttgcaGCCTTTGATGATGGATAATTTGGAGGCTCAGACTTATGAGACATTCGAGAAAGATGTTATGAAATACCTTCAAGTACGGCAATGCATGAAACTATattctcaacttcactcttctgATTTATGTTTTCGCTCTGATCTTGTATTCTAGTAGCTATCTCACTTATGTGAATGTTATGAATTTATTAGCTTTAAATTTAGACCATTTCCCTCCCATATTCTTCAATTGTTGTCCAATGTCTGATGCATGTTTTCTTTTTCAGTATGTTTGGgtaatttaaatgatattttatgttgTCAGCTCTCTAATGAGATCAAATATCAAAGAATGTCGGCTCTTGTTTGTTACTTAGATATCTAGGTTTTGACTTATTTGTCATAAGTTGTGTATGTGTAATCTAATCATTGGATTTCTTTTTTACAGTACCAAAGAGCAATTAGTAAAGCATTGCTAGACATGATTACCGATGAGGAGGCATCTGTTAAAACCATTTAAAGATTTTTTCTCATGTTGTTCTTCTAAATAAATCCTCAGCGTTAGAGAAATGGTGTTCACCTCATTTGGATATAGCACTTTGGATGCCTGTGTACAATATTATAGAGATGGAAATCATTTGTTTTTGTTCATTGCTAGGTACTGATGGTTGTTGGAGCTGGACGTGGTCCGCTTGTGCGGGCATCATTACAGGTGTGatattttatctaattatttaaataaatgactgTACAATGCCAGATTGGATGTATCATATTCTTTTGACTAACTTATGTCTTATTCATTCGTAAGAAACTGGGCGAAAACTAAAAGTTTATGCTGTTGAAAAGAATCTGAATGTAGTTGTCCTCCTCCACGTTAGTTTTGgatcttttaatttataaacgGTTCTGTTGAAATGTgccaatatatattttgtttactaCTGAAATAGAAAAACTCAAATTCATTGCCTAAACTTCATCAAGCATTATTTAGTGAAGTATGTTTGAATGTTTGATAAACAAAGTTTTAAGATTTTGACACCTGTATGTATGTAAATAAGGGTGTTAGTAAGTTAGACATGAAAAACATGGTGGGTATAGTGCCATTACTAAGCAATAATCTTTTATCAGCTTGTTAATGTTTGCTCACTGTTACATATCTCATCTGGTGTTCATGATAACGTGGGTTCAATTGGTTGATTACTTTATGTTCTCTACtcgtattttgttttttcagtataagatataaattattttactccTTTCGCCCATTGATTAAGATGTTTATGACAATTATAATAACTTTCTAAGCAGGGCTTCTATCTTCTGATTGTCGATATTATTCTTCAATTGATTAATTCCATTAATTTAGAcatgagttttttttcttcttttttctggAACATGTATTAGTTAAATTAGAGGGATGGGAGGATACTGTTACCATAGTCTCAAGTGACATGCGCCGTTGGAACGCCCTTGAGAAAGCTGACATATTGGTAACTTTTTTGCTCATTTTGTTATTGTCAATGATTTGAGTTTTGTTGTTTATGGTCAAGTGTCTGATTGCTGTTGGCTTGAATTTAGGTTAGTGAATTGCTAGGTTCTTTTGGGGACAATGAACTATCTCCCGAGTGCCTTGATGGAGCTCAGAGATTTTTAAAGCCAGGTGGAATTTTAATACCTTCTTCGTATGTGAATTCTTTTTATTTCGCACAATGACTtatcttgttttttatttttatttttaattattgtttatttatttgatttcatGTGAATGTATTCATCCTTATTGGTATACATGTTTGTTAAGGTTTCTGTCATGTTATTGTTGAAAAttgttttgttgattttgtcTGAGCATAGGTTTTTACATTTACTCATCCAAAACCAGTTGTCGATAGAGAGAGCAATCAACGTTATAAGAAGTTGCATTTTATGATACCTAATGACACCGACTCTGCAATGGTACATGGTATGTggtgtatttcttttttttattgactaaatAGGCTTGTTGAGGAATAATAAGATTACATTTTGTTAAATTGTTTAGATCTTTCAAGtgttagaaattattttaattatctcATATCAATTATTGTGctaatgttataatattctttttgaTACTAACTGACCTTGTGTACTCTATGATCATAGGATTTGCTGGCTACTTTGATGCAACTCTTTACAAGGATGTTCATCTTGGGATTGGGatttgttttctatttattttatttcgagACAACTATTTTGATTGGATAAAGATTGAGTTATCGTCTGAAGCTTCAACTTTTGTTTCGGGAGAGAACGAAGCTGATAGTCAACCAACCAAAGTTATGCCATCTGGTATTGATATATGGGTGGATGTAGTTGGGAGAAAGAAAAAGGGAATATTTGGTCTTTGATCCAATCAGCCAAAAATGCGTTCTGATTCAGAGTTGATGCTTTGAGAAGTCAAGTTTATGCTTTGAATGAATCGTTGTAAAAACAGGAGCAAGAATAATTGTTGATGAAACAACAGTTGCAACGACAAGAAAAAGAGATAGTTGAGACGAACAAAAATTTAACCTTCCTAATGCAACATTTAATGTATGTTGGATCTTCTTCTCATCCAAGTTCATCACCACAACCcaacaatgaaaatgaagataGTGGGGATAATGACATCGGTAgtgatattgtttttattttgttaaattggtTGTATCATGTACTTGATTATacttagttttttatttttatttttttatcatgatttaattaatacttagtTATGAATTGCGAACaagatataattttgtttagaattatcACAATAGTTGGATCATACTTTAATaagattttgttttgatttgaaacatgatataaattttgttttggagtattgcaatagtatttcaattaaagactaatattaaatattcaaaaaatgtatttataataatatttttagttgaaatttttatctaaataaaaaatcagaaaaactAATTTTACGTGGAAATTTAAGTTTGTggattatttttgaaaataatttcgaTACGAAATTACCTGCTGATGCGACACATATTTTGATGCAAAGTTTCATGTGGATATACCTTCAGATTTTCATGCGAAATATATTTGTAGGAATAGTACTGCAGATATTTCTGCATGAAAAGTCGTAAGAAAAGCCTTaagtttgcttaatgtttgctGCGGATTTGATTTCCATTTCCTGCGGATTTATCCGCATGTAATTTACCTGCGGATCCAGGGATCCTCAGGAAACAATTATCCACGAAGGTTTTACGTGGGGATATAGTTCCGCCAAGAACTCCGCAGGTAATGTTTGTTGCTGCGGATTTTATGAAGGTGGCttttaaaagttgaaaattgagaaaataaagtaatttgTAGATtactaattgaaaaaaataatacaataaactgggataaatatttataattaatatataaaaaacatagaataaatatttgttagaaaaatcatgagaaattatttatgaattatacataaaaatatatgggaaaaatatttgtcatcgCTTGATATTACAAAAAtgtgagataaatatttatatatgatgCATAAAAAAACACAAGATAAACATTTGTGtagttatttataaatgatacatacaaaaatacaagaaaaatatttgaaactaataaatattaagatATGTGTAGAATATCAACGAAGCGTTACATGTGCTCTAACACCCTAAAGTtgatataaactattttattaattaattaaggttttagataattaatttggtattaaaattattttaaaatacatgtttattagtttatgattaattttctttataggTGTGTTTTCGGGttaatcttgtacatatttgaccaaatatgttatattttattattttatatattttcaaaaaaaaataataatagtatattagtgtaaatattttaaggAATAAGATTtaggcgattttacgtgtatatttgagttgataattaatatcatgTTCTTGTGTGAtcgactaatattaaatgtgcacttaattgtattaaattatttctaaagatatcttattttaattatttattttataaataattgtgttgagatagcagtaatattgtgtttgattttgtttattgttatatacttattttggaattgtgattatatatatattatgatttactaattaacataaaattttgttgttatatttatttattttataattttgactattctctaatgatatattattataacgtgagtattttaaaaaataagtataatcatagtaattaatttgaatatgagagtttgagttattaataatatttattatttttaagattaattattttaattactctaatttatcatatattagttatgaaatattattaatgttttattaatgagACTGTGTTTGAAAAAAGTAATGTTGAAAAAAACTAGTATTggtaattgttggttttataataaaaaaaaaatattaaaatgtgtttCACGAGTCAAGTTCaagtaaaacctaattaaagaataaaacaaaacaaaaaatagaggAAGAGAAAGGTATCTGCACGACAGCTGCTAGCTGTTGCTCCCAAGAGGAATTGgaacaaaatttagaaaaaaattgataccAGCGATTGTAACTGTCTCAGAAAATTTTCACCGTTTCTGctcaaatttcagtatgttattttatacatttagttagtcaattaaacataattttcctgattattaacaacttcaatttctctataaaataattgacttattcgtttgtagaattcgttattttgcaccgttcttcttcacctaagtccgatttgagtgaaaccaacgccaaaacgatcgtgtgaaaagtgaATATATTAttcactgattggttttctgatttatggtaagttacCTTAactgaatttcaaaatttagttgttggagtgtcttctcataatttatttttaacgctTACCCATAAACGGTCGaattagatcgattgaagggaaaagagtcaaagaacaaaggtttttgctcgtggaatcgtattcgttTGTGAAaacgtcaaaataaggtaagggggtGACAAAATGTTTGAATTCACGAGTATAACATAATGTGAAATGAAtgagaaaaccgtattttccaaAGATTCATTTGGGGATCGCTACGTAgagcagtagccctttgagtgctaaataaattagtataaaaatatgggaattgtgagattaaaatgtgaaatagaaatatgtataagatgttgattgatttaacttcgttaaatatgtggtatttgatgttattgtgatgtttgatttatttttattaaacatgtGATATTTGAGATTGTTGTGATATTGGacgtcgaatgaattttatgtatatgtttgattagacgtatttatgtgatgtgataataaaaggtggatttgataagtttatgtgattatgatgatgtataattaatgataatgatataaatttgtgataagtctatgtggtgatttatgattgatgatagtgatactataaaattttgatgaacttatctaatgatatataattaatgatagtgatgttgtgaatttgtgatgagaatattgaagtaatcccatagttgatgaaataatgatgatttcaatttgtgtttgaggtgACAATCTTAATGGAATATCATAggacaacgaggggagaaaataaatattgataaattgtgaagtggagattattttgaaatcaTACAGGTAGGGCCTGATAAGCCTAGTGATTGCAGGGAAGTACAaatgaatgagcctgatcgtgacagtctgctgttgagccataaggcaagattgttagacctttgaggtattcgggtgggaaattcttaggtgacttggaggtagccctccaaatgtcgggagctaccatgcaacacatgtttacctcgattgtcgtgtatatgtgtctcagatTGAGTTGAAGGGATCTTTGAGGACAGAgcaaatttgaattgtccgtccactgggatggtggcatagtatcaagcctcctaaccaagtacttcagagttagaatagtaccatattgtgaagtagagtctaagttcatgcgtaacattgcattttcttgtgattgttttgttgtgattaatgtgtatcgtgtgcgataataatttctcttagatgatttgatgttacagtaaaattttagattttatttgagtgattttgactttttaatgtgatttttttttgaggaatgtttgtgtaaCGATAtgattctattatgattgtttgcgtgttcttcttacttatatt
Protein-coding sequences here:
- the LOC140918687 gene encoding protein arginine N-methyltransferase 5-like, whose amino-acid sequence is MDFLQSHLQPLMMDNLEAQTYETFEKDVMKYLQYQRAISKALLDMITDEEASVLMVVGAGRGPLVRASLQLVNVCSLLHISSGVHDNVGSIVKLEGWEDTVTIVSSDMRRWNALEKADILVSELLGSFGDNELSPECLDGAQRFLKPGGILIPSSYVNSFYFAQ